Proteins encoded in a region of the Coriobacteriia bacterium genome:
- the rpmG gene encoding 50S ribosomal protein L33 — MRTLVTLACTECKRRNYTTNKNKQSNPERIEFKKYCKWCQTHTLHKETR, encoded by the coding sequence ATGAGGACGCTCGTGACGCTGGCCTGCACGGAGTGCAAGCGCCGCAACTACACGACGAACAAGAACAAGCAGAGCAATCCGGAGCGGATCGAGTTCAAGAAGTACTGCAAGTGGTGTCAGACCCACACGCTCCACAAGGAGACCCGTTAG